A window of the Armatimonadota bacterium genome harbors these coding sequences:
- a CDS encoding PD40 domain-containing protein: MRRQRTLIGLLLVIILVSVLAYVRSQPWGQFLLFLPPDSQGWIVCERAGENDSDIVIVKPDGAIVELATGPSDDIQPDWSPDGNMIAFSSNKRDEVYQLFRIPASGGQALQLTVGGGAKFEPVYSANGDHILHIAQGLVTEVEPKTLHAEQIIPPSEMMHQWRQDGEAALSFRMPRPSKTDDRLFAAVQRADGEEVAIAHFIPPDRSRMRSPMLVTSAKRIDVDWSPKEAKLAMAVWEGEVQVSEERKDKASFIGMADFTQDPQQPSFRIVMALPPEHFASEVAFSPNGEVLAFVLNKTHEEGYERLGLVVVAATGGAPTPLTQGEAWQPSWTPDGQKIAIAFGPRGKRQIHLVHRESGQSEPITKDERDYSSPRVSPKK, translated from the coding sequence ATGCGACGACAGCGAACGCTCATCGGCCTTCTCCTTGTCATCATCCTGGTTTCGGTACTGGCTTATGTGCGCAGCCAGCCTTGGGGACAGTTTCTGCTGTTTCTACCACCTGACAGCCAAGGCTGGATCGTGTGCGAGAGAGCCGGAGAGAACGATTCGGACATCGTGATCGTTAAGCCGGACGGCGCGATCGTCGAATTAGCGACTGGCCCGAGCGACGACATCCAGCCCGATTGGTCGCCCGACGGAAACATGATCGCATTTTCCAGCAACAAACGCGACGAAGTCTATCAGCTCTTTCGCATCCCGGCTTCGGGCGGTCAGGCGCTGCAGCTCACAGTGGGCGGCGGTGCAAAGTTCGAGCCCGTCTATTCTGCAAACGGCGACCACATTCTTCACATAGCCCAAGGTCTGGTAACCGAAGTCGAGCCAAAAACCCTCCACGCAGAACAAATCATCCCGCCGAGCGAGATGATGCACCAATGGAGACAGGACGGCGAAGCGGCGCTGAGCTTTCGAATGCCGCGCCCGAGCAAGACCGACGATCGCCTATTCGCCGCAGTGCAGCGTGCGGATGGCGAGGAAGTCGCCATAGCCCACTTTATCCCTCCCGACCGATCTCGGATGCGGTCGCCCATGCTGGTAACTTCGGCCAAGAGGATTGACGTTGACTGGTCGCCCAAAGAGGCCAAGTTGGCGATGGCCGTTTGGGAAGGCGAGGTACAAGTATCCGAGGAGAGGAAGGACAAGGCCAGCTTCATCGGCATGGCCGACTTCACCCAAGACCCGCAACAGCCGAGCTTTCGCATCGTCATGGCATTGCCGCCCGAACACTTCGCGAGCGAAGTCGCCTTCTCGCCAAACGGCGAGGTGTTAGCGTTTGTGCTGAACAAGACGCACGAAGAGGGCTATGAACGACTTGGATTGGTCGTAGTCGCTGCTACAGGCGGCGCGCCAACGCCTCTAACGCAAGGCGAAGCATGGCAGCCAAGCTGGACGCCAGACGGGCAAAAAATCGCCATCGCCTTCGGTCCAAGGGGAAAAAGGCAGATCCATCTCGTGCACCGCGAATCGGGACAATCGGAGCCGATCACCAAGGATGAGCGAGACTACTCGTCGCCCCGCGTCTCGCCCAAGAAATAG
- the rplU gene encoding 50S ribosomal protein L21 has protein sequence MYAIVKTGGKQYKAEVGGSLVVEKIDAEPSAKVELEEVVLVRGENEVKVGAPFVSGAKVIAEVVKQDRAKKIVGFKYKAKKNQRKRFGHRQSRTWLKVLEIVSK, from the coding sequence ATGTACGCGATAGTGAAAACGGGCGGAAAGCAATACAAGGCTGAGGTGGGCGGATCGCTGGTCGTTGAGAAGATCGATGCCGAACCGAGCGCCAAGGTAGAGTTAGAGGAGGTCGTGCTGGTGCGCGGCGAGAACGAGGTCAAGGTGGGCGCTCCGTTCGTTTCTGGAGCCAAAGTGATCGCCGAGGTCGTCAAGCAGGACCGTGCGAAGAAGATCGTTGGCTTTAAGTATAAGGCCAAGAAGAACCAACGGAAGCGATTTGGCCATCGTCAGTCGAGAACTTGGCTGAAAGTGTTAGAGATCGTCTCGAAATAG
- a CDS encoding sugar phosphate isomerase/epimerase: protein MRLAACNELLRRLPWPDACRLIADAGFEGVEIAPFVFADSVCDLGMSDRVEIKSAAESAGLQIVGLHWLLVSPAGLHVAHADAEIRSRTADYLRELVLFAADLGADRMVFGSPKQRSSDRNDRLELMIDTLTSAVREAEEHRIIICIEPLPRDETHFINTMDEAAEVVRAFNSDSVSSIFDVKSALSETHDLPNLIIKRQSIIRHVHLNDSNRRAPGFGPTDFGPILSTLKRIGYTGWLSIEPFDDFPDPESMIRGSGAYLRKLLADNRE from the coding sequence ATGAGACTCGCCGCTTGCAACGAACTTTTGCGCCGCTTGCCCTGGCCAGACGCCTGTCGTTTGATCGCAGATGCCGGTTTTGAAGGCGTAGAGATCGCGCCTTTTGTGTTTGCCGACTCGGTCTGCGATTTAGGGATGTCGGATCGAGTTGAAATCAAGAGCGCTGCCGAGAGCGCGGGACTTCAGATAGTCGGGCTGCATTGGCTGTTAGTGTCGCCTGCCGGGCTGCACGTTGCCCATGCGGATGCCGAGATTCGATCCCGAACCGCGGATTACTTGCGAGAGTTGGTGCTTTTCGCAGCCGACTTGGGAGCAGATCGGATGGTGTTCGGCTCGCCAAAGCAGCGATCGTCCGACCGGAATGATCGGCTCGAGTTGATGATCGATACTCTGACGTCGGCCGTGCGCGAGGCCGAAGAACATCGGATTATCATTTGTATCGAGCCTTTGCCGCGCGACGAGACCCATTTTATCAACACGATGGATGAAGCGGCGGAGGTTGTTCGGGCGTTCAATTCCGACTCCGTCAGCTCTATTTTTGATGTCAAGAGCGCGCTTTCGGAAACGCACGACCTTCCGAACTTGATCATCAAGCGGCAGAGCATCATTAGGCACGTCCATCTCAACGATTCTAACCGACGGGCGCCCGGCTTTGGGCCGACCGACTTTGGGCCGATCTTGAGCACCTTAAAGCGCATCGGCTATACCGGGTGGCTGTCGATCGAGCCGTTCGACGACTTTCCCGACCCAGAGAGCATGATTCGCGGATCGGGCGCTTACCTGAGGAAACTATTGGCCGATAATCGAGAATGA